The nucleotide window TGACCAAATCCGGACGAATTTTGAGGATTTCCCCCATTCCTCTCGTTCCATCTTGCGCGTCAAACACTTCGTAGCCATTCTTTTCCAGCGTCAATCTCAGAACTTCTACAAGGTCGATATCATCATCAATAATCAGTATCTTTTTTTTCATAGCCCATCATCTATGTTTACTTCAAATGCCGTAGGAAATTACTCTTAACATTTCGATTTCGCAATATTATCCTTTCCACAAAATCGAATTAGTTGATCGCCAAATTCATCAATGCCTTCTTTAGTTATAGATGAAATCTGTGAAATGGTAATTTTTGGATTGATTTTCAGGATATTAGATTTTAAAAATTCTAAATCAAAATCCAGGAACGGAAGCAAATCGATCTTGCTAATAAACGCATATTGGCAAACACGAAACATGAGCGGATATTTGAGCGGTTTGTCTTCTCCCTCGGTAACACTGAGTAAAACGACATTCAATGCCGCGCCCGTATCAAATTCCGCCGGACAAACCAGATTCCCGACATTTTCGATGAAAATGATGTCCATTTTCTCTAAGTCGAGCGGCTCTAAAGCGGGTAAAATTACCTCCGCACACAAATGACAATCGCCGCCAAACAGCTCGGTATTGATTTGTGATATGGGAACGTTCAACGGTTGTAGCCGCTTCGCATCGCAAGTTGTTGTAATATCTCCCTCGACCACGCCAACGCGAATGCCTTTTTTCTGAAGACTCGGGATTAGGTTCTCCAGAAGTGCGGTTTTCCCGGAACCTGGCGAACTCATAATATTAACCAGTAATGTATTGGAACGAATCATCTTCTGTCGTATTTCATCTGCAGTCTTCGCATTCGCTTCCAGCACTTTTCGAACAATAAACAGTTCCACGTTAACTCCTATTCCTCATTTATTTCGATGGATTCAATAAACATTTCAGAACCTGAAAGCATTTCGATTTCGGTTCCAGAGCAATTTTGGCAAACAAATTCAGGTTCATCGATCGTTGATTCGGCGCCACACGACAGGCATCTGATTTTAATCGGCAATATTCGAATTACCAACTCCGCGTTTGCGAGATCCGAATGCTCTTTTTTGATCGTGTTAAAACCGAATGTTAGCGACTCAGGTATGATTGCGTTCAGTTTGCCCGCCACAAAAACAATTCTACTGATTTTTTGAACAATCTGCCGTTTTTCGATCTCATCTTCCACAAGCGTGATGATATTTTCTGCAATTGTCAGTTCGTGCAAAATCTCATCTCCGTCTTTAATTCTATCGTTTTCATCAACATATTCTGGGCAACTGTTCCGTTGTCAGCATGTCGAGAATCCTATAACTGCCGATACCGGTTTTAAGTAAAACTTTTCCTTTCGGCTCATCGATTACTTCTCCAATGACAGTGGCGGAATTGTCCTCTGAGAATGATTTCATGATTGATAATGCATTTCCAGCAGATTTTCCCCCGACTATTGCAACGACTTTTCCTTCGTTTGCCAAATATAGCGGATCGAATCCCAGCGGTTCACACAATCCGCGCACCGATTCGCGGACAGGAACCAGATTTTCGTCAATGCGAATCCCGAATGGCTGTTTCCAGACAAATTCGTTCAAAGTAGTCGCCAGTCCGCCTCGCGTTGGATCCCGCATGATTCGTAAATCTGTAATCTCATCGACCATTTTTTGAGTCAACCGACTGATTAAAGCGCAATCGCTGATGATCTCGGCGGAGATATTAAATTCCTCACGTGCTTTAATGATGGCGGCTTCGTGATCGCCCATCCAGCCGCTGACGATTATCACATCGCCAACTTGAACCGATTTCAAACTCAGCCGGGCTTTAGAATGTTGAACGCCGATTCCTGCGGTATTGATGAAAATTCCGTCAGCGGCACCATGTTCAACAACTTTCGTATCGCCTGTGACAATCTGAACGCCAGCAAGGTCAGCCGTATTTTTCATCGAAATGACGATTTTTTCTAATGTATCAAGTTCAAATCCTTCTTCGAGGATCATCGCGCAAGATAAATAGAGCGGCGTCGCTCCGCAAACCGCCAGATCGTTGACCGTTCCTGTCACCGATAATTTTCCGATATCTCCGCCGGGGAAAAAGAGTGGCTTAACGGCATGCGAATCCGTCGTAAACACAATTTTTCCGCCCGGATTTTCAAGGATCGCCGAATCGAGAAGTTCATCCAGAAGATGATTTGAAAAATGCTTTACAAACAGCGAATGAATCAATTCATGAGTCAATTTCCCACCGCTTCCATGTGCCTTAACGATTTTTCCGGTTACTTCACTCATTATAAATTTTTATTAACCTTATTGTATTTAAACCATGCCGCGCAGGCGCCTTCCGAACTCACCATGCAAGCGCCGATCGGATTCTCCGGCGTACAGTTTTTCCCGAAAAGCAAGCAATCAGACGGCGTTTTGACACCTCTCATAATCTCGCCACACAAGCAGGCGGGATTTTCTGTGATTTCTGTCCGCGGAATATCAAATATTTTAGCCGCATCGAATCCAGAATATTTTGACCTGATCCGCAAGCCACTGTTGACTATCGACCCAAGTCCACGCCAAACCGAATCACTCGGCTCAAAAACGCGATTGATTACTTCGAGCGCACGGAGATTTCCTTCGGGACGGACAGCACGTTTATATTGAATCTCGACACGACTGTTACCATCGATAATTTGCCGAACGATCCGGTAAATCGACTCGAGAATATCGTTTGGTTCGAAGCCGGATACGACACAAGGAACGTGGTAATCGCGGGATAAAAAGCCAAAAATCTCACCGCCGGTAATTGCGGAAACGTGCCCCGGACAAATGAATCCGTCAATCATCGTTTCCCCAGAATCCAGAAGCGCTTTCATTGCATAAGGCATTGTTTTATGTCCACATAGAACGTAGAAATTCCTGATTTTCCGTCTTTCCGCCAATAGAATGACTGAGGCAACCAATGGCGCGGTTGTTTCAAATCCGATTCCCAAAAAGACGACCCTTTTCGATGGATTGGATTCTGCCATTTCAAGCGCCTCAGACGGCGAGTAACAGATCCTCACATCTGCGCTGGAAGATTTTTCCTGCTGGAGACTGGATTCGCTTCCCGGAACGCGCATCATATCACCAAAAGTCGCCACGATCGTTCCTTTTTGCCGGGAAATAAAAATAGCCGCGTCGATAAAATCATTCGGCGTGACGCAAACCGGACAGCCAGGACCGCTGATCAGTCTTAGATTTTCCGGTAACAAAGCGGTAATTCCATACCGAAAAATAGCAACAGTGTGACCGCCGCAAACTTCCATGATCGAAATTTGTTTTTTCGGCATCATTCTCCAAATTTCCGACGAGATTTTCGCAGCGATTTCGGGATCACGGAATTCGTCAATGAATTTCATCTTCTCCCTTCCCGTTTGGCGACAGTTTCGCTTATTTCGTTCCAGATTCCAAGCGTTTCAAGCGCCGCCGCCACATCCAACTTCTCAATGGCAAATCCTGCGTGAACAATAATATAATCGCCGATTTTTATGCCAGAGAGCAGATCGAGATTCGCACGATAAATGACTCCGCCGACATCCGCTTCTGCGACATTGTCCTGAATTTTGATAACTTTCATCGGAATAGCCAAACACATAATTCGTCAGTTCTCCATCGATTGTTCTTTCTTTGCTACAGCGCTTGCGATAAGCAATTGTCCAACGGAAATTCCGCCATCGTTCGGCGGAACGCGCCGATGCGTCCAAACATGAAATCCGTTTGCTTTTAATAGTTCATTAAGCATTGTCAGCAGATGAATATTCATAAAAACGCCACCACTCAACACAACATCGTTGACGCCAACCCATTGTCTTATTTTATCTGTCACATCAGAAAGTACATTCGCAAGTCCGCAGTGAAATTTCGCAGAAATCAGTCCTGCGTCTATCCCATTTAAAACATCCTCGACAACTTCTGCAATGACTTCTTTCCATTCAAGTATAAACATGTCGTTTTGACTTTCAATTGTAAATGGGTACGCGTCAACCGTCACACCAGCAATTGACTGTTCAAATTCAATAGCCGCCTGCCCTTCATAGTGAATATGATTTCGGATTCCGGCAATCGCCGCCACGCCGTCGAATAGTCGTCCGCAACTTGAAGTGATTGGCATATTTATCTGATTCTCAATCGCTTTCAGGATTATTTCCAAATCGTCCGGTTTAACAGTTTTCAAAAACGGCAAATCATATTTGACAAATTCTTTCCCAAAAACCTGATGCAGATAACCAACTGCCATTTGCCATGGATTTCGGATCGCAGAGTTTCCGCCGGGCATTCCTACATTTTTAAAATGTGCCAACCGCCAAAATCCATCAAATTCTGCCAATAAAATCTCGCCGCCCCAAATCGTTCCGTCGCTTCCATATCCTGTGCCGTCCAAAACGATTGCCAACGCCCGGGAAATTCCGTTCTCTACCATACATGAAACCGCATGCGCATGATGATGCTGAACACCGATTTTGCGAATTTTCCTTCCGGACTGAGTTTCAGATAAATATTCCGCCGCGAATCGCGTGCTCAGATAATCTGGATGAAGGTCGAATGCCACAATTTCCGGATCGATGTCAAAGACTTTCCGATAATGTCGAATGCCGGAATCGAAAGATTGCAAAACTTCAATATTTTCCATATCTCCGATATGCTGGCTGAGATAGACTTGATTGTTTTTCGCCAACGCGAATGTGTTTTTTTGTTCGGCGCCGCAAGCCAAGATTGGTTGATCGAATTCCCAATCCAAAGATATTTGTTCGGGAGAATATCCTCTGGCTTTTCGGATCGGATATTCGTGTCCTTCCCAAATTCGTATGACGGAATCGTCGCACCGAGTTTGAATTCGCCGGTCGTGTATCAAAAAATAATCCGCTATAGCGGTTAATCTGGCAATTGCATCATCATTTTTGAAAACGATTGGTTCGTCGCTTATATTTCCACTGGTCATCACCAACGGTTTTGGGTAAAAATGAAAAATCAGATGATGAAGCGGCGAATATGGCAACATCGCGCCGATAAATTGATTCTTGGGCGCTACCGAAGGTGAAATTTCCCTGTTTGTCTTTTTCCTAAGTAAAACAATTGGATGCGTAACCTGTTGAAGGAGAGCGCGTTCGGCGTCAGTAACTTCACAATATTCTTCTATCATCGCCAG belongs to Candidatus Marinimicrobia bacterium CG08_land_8_20_14_0_20_45_22 and includes:
- the hypE gene encoding hydrogenase expression/formation protein HypE, with translation MSEVTGKIVKAHGSGGKLTHELIHSLFVKHFSNHLLDELLDSAILENPGGKIVFTTDSHAVKPLFFPGGDIGKLSVTGTVNDLAVCGATPLYLSCAMILEEGFELDTLEKIVISMKNTADLAGVQIVTGDTKVVEHGAADGIFINTAGIGVQHSKARLSLKSVQVGDVIIVSGWMGDHEAAIIKAREEFNISAEIISDCALISRLTQKMVDEITDLRIMRDPTRGGLATTLNEFVWKQPFGIRIDENLVPVRESVRGLCEPLGFDPLYLANEGKVVAIVGGKSAGNALSIMKSFSEDNSATVIGEVIDEPKGKVLLKTGIGSYRILDMLTTEQLPRIC
- the hypC gene encoding HypC/HybG/HupF family hydrogenase formation chaperone → MCLAIPMKVIKIQDNVAEADVGGVIYRANLDLLSGIKIGDYIIVHAGFAIEKLDVAAALETLGIWNEISETVAKREGRR
- the hypB gene encoding hydrogenase accessory protein HypB; amino-acid sequence: MELFIVRKVLEANAKTADEIRQKMIRSNTLLVNIMSSPGSGKTALLENLIPSLQKKGIRVGVVEGDITTTCDAKRLQPLNVPISQINTELFGGDCHLCAEVILPALEPLDLEKMDIIFIENVGNLVCPAEFDTGAALNVVLLSVTEGEDKPLKYPLMFRVCQYAFISKIDLLPFLDFDLEFLKSNILKINPKITISQISSITKEGIDEFGDQLIRFCGKDNIAKSKC
- the hypF gene encoding carbamoyltransferase HypF; the encoded protein is MINNRRDLSTYRLNISGVVQGVGFRPFIFRLANECGLTGYVVNTSGGVTVLIQGKKNDLEKFLKNVRNEAPKHSQIDELSVVAISERETYQEFNIFNSQPETEKTARISPDLDICNDCLKELFDPTNRRYLYPFINCTNCGPRFTITLDVPYDRGLTTMQDFAMCPDCQREYDDPQDRRFHAQPNACPNCGPRVHLLSKDGKVNLIGGDSFQNEEIFNVLSKIYSDGKIVAVKGIGGFHLSCNAENESAVATLRARKFREDKPFAVMFPNLAMIEEYCEVTDAERALLQQVTHPIVLLRKKTNREISPSVAPKNQFIGAMLPYSPLHHLIFHFYPKPLVMTSGNISDEPIVFKNDDAIARLTAIADYFLIHDRRIQTRCDDSVIRIWEGHEYPIRKARGYSPEQISLDWEFDQPILACGAEQKNTFALAKNNQVYLSQHIGDMENIEVLQSFDSGIRHYRKVFDIDPEIVAFDLHPDYLSTRFAAEYLSETQSGRKIRKIGVQHHHAHAVSCMVENGISRALAIVLDGTGYGSDGTIWGGEILLAEFDGFWRLAHFKNVGMPGGNSAIRNPWQMAVGYLHQVFGKEFVKYDLPFLKTVKPDDLEIILKAIENQINMPITSSCGRLFDGVAAIAGIRNHIHYEGQAAIEFEQSIAGVTVDAYPFTIESQNDMFILEWKEVIAEVVEDVLNGIDAGLISAKFHCGLANVLSDVTDKIRQWVGVNDVVLSGGVFMNIHLLTMLNELLKANGFHVWTHRRVPPNDGGISVGQLLIASAVAKKEQSMEN
- a CDS encoding hydrogenase formation protein HypD, which encodes MKFIDEFRDPEIAAKISSEIWRMMPKKQISIMEVCGGHTVAIFRYGITALLPENLRLISGPGCPVCVTPNDFIDAAIFISRQKGTIVATFGDMMRVPGSESSLQQEKSSSADVRICYSPSEALEMAESNPSKRVVFLGIGFETTAPLVASVILLAERRKIRNFYVLCGHKTMPYAMKALLDSGETMIDGFICPGHVSAITGGEIFGFLSRDYHVPCVVSGFEPNDILESIYRIVRQIIDGNSRVEIQYKRAVRPEGNLRALEVINRVFEPSDSVWRGLGSIVNSGLRIRSKYSGFDAAKIFDIPRTEITENPACLCGEIMRGVKTPSDCLLFGKNCTPENPIGACMVSSEGACAAWFKYNKVNKNL